The segment AAGATGGTCTCGGATATATGGGGGAGCGATAGGTTTTTCGATTTCAAAAGCTTCGGGAAGACCGCGGACTACTGCGCCGAGAGGCTTAGAAAGGCTGGGCTTGAGGTAGAGGTCTTCGAGGCCCCCGCCGACGGGAAAACCAGGTTCGGAGACTGGGTTATGCCTAAAGCCTGGGATGTCGAAGACGCGTATCTGACACTTGTAGAGCCTAGAGAGCACGCGCAGGTGTTGGCTAGATATAGGGAGGTCCCTCAAAGCCTATTCATGTATAGTGCTCCTACTCCGGAAGACGGGGTTGTAGCAGAGGTCGTGTACGTGAGAGACGCGGATAAGCCTGAAAGCTACGAGGGCGTAGACCTCCATGGTAAAATTCTTCTCACAGAGAAACCCGGCTCTTCGGTCGAGAGGTATGCGGCTTCCAAGGGGGCCATAGGCATCATATCCTACAAGCTTGGAGGACATGGGGTTAAAGCCCCCCCAGACGTCACGGCTTGGGAGAACGCGTGTTTCCTACCTGACAACCCTAAGGGGCTTTTCGGCTTCAGCCTGCCACCTGAGAGGGGTGAGTGGCTTAAAAACCTGGTTCTGGAAGCAGCTTCCAGGGGGGAGAAGGTTAGAGTTAAAGCCGTCGTGAAAACCCGGCTCTACGATGGGGTTTTCAAGGTCGTATCGGCCCTCATACCAGGTTCTACCGATGAAGAAGTCTGGGCCATAGGTCATCTGTACGAGGTCGGGGCTAACGATAATGCGTCTGGATGCGGGGTCATGATGGCAGTGGCCGAGGCGATAAGGCGGTTGATAGATGAGGGTAGATTGCCGAAGCCTAAGAGGGGTCTCAGATTCATCTTCACCTTCGAGTGTTACGGAACCATGGCTTATCTACTCGCCCATGAAAAGCTTGCGTCGAAGGCTTTAGCCGGTATAAACCTCGACATGGTAGGTGGGGACCAAAACAAATGTCTAAGCGTTCTAGAGCTATGCGAGAACCCTCATGTAGCGCTCTCGTTCACAGACGCCTTAGCTAGAAGGCTTATGATAGAGGTCTTCGGTGATCAGGCCTACCCGGTTAGATGGAGGCCTTCAGGTTTCATGCTCGACGACAACCTCATAGCCGACCCATGCTTCGGGATACCGACGCCGTCGATAATAGGGGTTCCAGACCGGTTCTGGCACACCTCCGGAGATACTCCTGAAATCCTCGACAAGAAACTTCTGGCTAAGATAGGAGTTATGTCGGCAGCGTATATGCTACTGATAGCCTACGCCTCAGACGAGGATGCATTATGGCTTCTGGACGAGACCCTAAGCTTCTTAGAGTCTAAAGTTCTTAGGGATGTCGACCGTTTCAGGGCGTCGGTCTACAACGTCGTAGCCAAGCGGAACGCGTCTGAAGAGTTAGCCACGGTCCTAGAGGAGGCTGAGGATAAGCTGCGATACTGGAAAGAGATAGGCCATCATGCTCTTAAATCGGTTTTAAAGCTTTCAGACGGAGGTCTCAGCCAAGTCTTGGAGAACGCCGTCGAAGAAGCCGAAGCAAGGTTAAACGCTAAGGTCGAAGAGGAGCTTGAAAATCTGAGACGTCTCGCCGAGAGGCTTTCGAAGGCTAGGAGGGTTAAAATAGTTAAAACCGAGAAGAGGCTGAGTGCAGACGAGGAGTACGCTGCGAGCATCGTTCCCAAGAGGCTCGTGATAGGGACGTTGACCTTCAAGGGGTTGCCTGAAGAACTTAGGAGACTTTCTAGATGGGAGCCGGCTTACTCGACGGAGTTGAATACGCCTCTGTTCTGGATAGACGGGCGGCGGAGCCTCTTGGAAATCTATAGGCTCGTTAGGTGTGAAACCGGTAGGTTTGACCTGAGAGAGCTTATAGAGTACTTCAGCTTCCTCGAAAAAGCCGGTTATGTAAAGCTTGAGAAAAAACGGGCTTAGCCGTTTACGCTATATGTCTAACGGAGGCGGCGTCCATCCCACCAGTTTTTTCTTAGCCTCACTGCAGAACGCGCAGTCGCTTCTGTCGCATAGGAAGATGTCTGGACGGCGTTTTATTATCTCGTAGAGAGCGGTCAGGAGCTCTCTAGACCTGACGAGGGTCGTAGGGGCTTCTCCTACGAACCCGGTTCTGACTATGCCGGTCTTCATAAGCTCCAGCTTAACCTTGCTATCTCGCTTAGGTTCTCCGTAGAAGTCTCTATGCCCTTCCGGGCTTTTCTCAAGCCTGACCTTGAAGACTCTTCCATGGTCGTCCTCGACTAAGGCCTCCATGCTTATATCGTAATAGGGGAGTTCAAGCCTATCTTCGACCGCGTGGAAGAACGAGCATACGTTAAACCCGACTCCAAGTAGCATAACGTAGCCGTCGAGCTCCACAAGTTTCCCCCAGGGCCCGTGCTTACTAAAGGCCGAGGTGTTTTCATGACCCGACGTTAAATACTCCGCGTGTTTACCTATGGCCGCGACCGAATGGGTCGGGTGTCTACTCCTATAAGCATCGGGTCTACGCCAGAAGACGTCTGTTATAAGCCCGACTCTAGAGGGGGTCTTAGCCGGGTGAAAAGGCACACCACCCTTGGTGAAGCTGAACGTGAACGTCGGGACCATAACGGTGCCCCCTGAACCGACGACCTCGATGAAGGCATCTATGACAGTGTTCGCCCCACCCTCGACGTAACCTATGCTCTTCAGAGAGCTATGGAAAACAACGGCATCTCCTCTCTTCAACCCAAGCTTCCTGAGGTCCTCCACGATCCTCTCTTTAGTGACGTATAACCTGCCTTTAAACTTCTCAGGAACCCGCATATGCACTCCTCCCTTAAGCCAAGTAGACTAAGAAATTTATTTAGAGTTCTCTACTTTGAAGACAGCCTCTCTCTCGACCCCGCTCTCGACGTCTCTGAGTTTAACCTTCCACAACCCCTCCGGGTCGTTCAAAGCCAGATGGATCTCCGTCTCAAGAACCCCTCCAACTGCTTTATGGTTTCCTGAATAGTACTCGACAAGCCTACCCTCTGGGTCGTACACCTCCATCCTGAATACGGTGTCGTTGAAGTTCTCAGGTTCTCTGACCAGAGACGCCCTGACCGGAACCGACTCGCCTGGCCTCACACGGTTTTTAACGTAGAGCGTGATGCCCACGACCCTATACGGCGTTAAAGCCAGGAGCCTAGGCTCGTAAGCTGGCACCGTGGTCTCTAAGACGTCTACGTAGCCTAGATACTTTCTCTCCCTGATATCGTAGACGTGGAACCGTCTCGGAAGCCTCAGCCTAACCCTTGTTTCACGTCTAAAGACTCTCTCAGAAGATTTTACAAGCTCCGGTCCCGTATCAGAGAACGTTAGGCTCGGGTTCTTAAGAAGCCCAACGTACAACGCTGCTTTGTTCCTCCACCTAAACACCTCACACCCATACACTTCACCGCCCTCGGTGTTCAAAACCCCTATCTCAGGCCTAACCCCCACGGCTTCTAGAACCATTCTGAAGATCTCCCTGTGATCCCTCCCGCCGCCTTCCCTCAGCCTGTGTAGGCAGTAGTCTGCTAGGTCTAGGTTCAAGTATATCGCCAAGCCTTCGCCGTGTTTCTTCACGAACAGCGCCTTAACGCCGTTAGCGTCTTCACAGAGCGCCCGGCTACCGTTTTCACTCAGACTCTGCTCTAAAACAGGAACCTCGAAGCGTCTCCGCTCCGGTTTAAACCTACCATATACGGATTTAACCTCGACGCCTGGTCTGCTTTTTCTCGGCTTAAGCTCTACGGAGCTTCTTGAGACCCCGAATAGGTCGTCTAAAAGCCCCCTATCCAGCCGCTTACAGTGCCCATCCATAAGCCCGACCAGCCCGTCGGCTATGACTACGCCGCCGGATTCGACATATTCCCTTATCCGCTCCACTTCTTTACGGCTTAAAGCGATAGACCTGGGCATTATGAAAACCCTGGATCTCCGCTTGGTTAGCTCACCGTTCTCCACCTCCTCGTAGGAGACAAAGCGGTATTGAAGACCGAGGTCTTCGAGAAGCTTGAGTAGGCTTTCCCTAAGCCTTACGAACTCGGACCTAGCGCGTTCGTCGAAGTTGGACCTATCGGCTATGTCCACATCCTCTGTCTCGAGCATCCAGTGCGCGTGTATGCTCGACTGAGAGTAGTGTATCGCTATCAGGTCGTCCTCGAACTCCGCTAGGCTTAGGAGCTTAGCTATACCGCCCCTAAGCTCTAGGAACGTTTCCTTCATCTCTAGCCCCTTCGGGTTTATCTCCAAGCTAGGTTCGACGACGTA is part of the Candidatus Bathyarchaeota archaeon genome and harbors:
- a CDS encoding DUF4910 domain-containing protein; its protein translation is MLEKSLKDVLDMLSRSIDGDTVFKMVSDIWGSDRFFDFKSFGKTADYCAERLRKAGLEVEVFEAPADGKTRFGDWVMPKAWDVEDAYLTLVEPREHAQVLARYREVPQSLFMYSAPTPEDGVVAEVVYVRDADKPESYEGVDLHGKILLTEKPGSSVERYAASKGAIGIISYKLGGHGVKAPPDVTAWENACFLPDNPKGLFGFSLPPERGEWLKNLVLEAASRGEKVRVKAVVKTRLYDGVFKVVSALIPGSTDEEVWAIGHLYEVGANDNASGCGVMMAVAEAIRRLIDEGRLPKPKRGLRFIFTFECYGTMAYLLAHEKLASKALAGINLDMVGGDQNKCLSVLELCENPHVALSFTDALARRLMIEVFGDQAYPVRWRPSGFMLDDNLIADPCFGIPTPSIIGVPDRFWHTSGDTPEILDKKLLAKIGVMSAAYMLLIAYASDEDALWLLDETLSFLESKVLRDVDRFRASVYNVVAKRNASEELATVLEEAEDKLRYWKEIGHHALKSVLKLSDGGLSQVLENAVEEAEARLNAKVEEELENLRRLAERLSKARRVKIVKTEKRLSADEEYAASIVPKRLVIGTLTFKGLPEELRRLSRWEPAYSTELNTPLFWIDGRRSLLEIYRLVRCETGRFDLRELIEYFSFLEKAGYVKLEKKRA
- a CDS encoding AAC(3) family N-acetyltransferase, whose amino-acid sequence is MRVPEKFKGRLYVTKERIVEDLRKLGLKRGDAVVFHSSLKSIGYVEGGANTVIDAFIEVVGSGGTVMVPTFTFSFTKGGVPFHPAKTPSRVGLITDVFWRRPDAYRSRHPTHSVAAIGKHAEYLTSGHENTSAFSKHGPWGKLVELDGYVMLLGVGFNVCSFFHAVEDRLELPYYDISMEALVEDDHGRVFKVRLEKSPEGHRDFYGEPKRDSKVKLELMKTGIVRTGFVGEAPTTLVRSRELLTALYEIIKRRPDIFLCDRSDCAFCSEAKKKLVGWTPPPLDI
- a CDS encoding beta-galactosidase, with amino-acid sequence MTVSAWLELDKRVYGRGEVLQGRVTLITKNPMEVECEVRWVDVYGRLVDRFRFREKLPNNRYIGFSFELRKALTVKNRLECEVYSVSGETLFKTQQVFIVTPDPEPWDDYVVLIWNPGRTREYLEKIKALGINAGLVHAPPPGPPPEPTPYLENLLDTNLRFYLAQLAPRWLAFYHQTGRRGEEWQPLRDAYKATRDKRLLVRKNCLNDPVVAMAYKARIQDIVRCYMPYGPLWYDISDEAGIGDLVGPFDFCFCPHCLNKMRDWLRKVYGSIEALNEEWGTSFKSWDEVEPMTTEEVRRRGDYNLAPWADHRTFMEITFAEAFRVCRDWVREVDPTRPVGLTGGQMPSAYGGYDWWRLTRLLDFIEAYNIGNSREVIRSFGGKRIVHVITLFDVGDEAKWMLWHHLLHGDRGVILWDYDDGVGKRYVVEPSLEINPKGLEMKETFLELRGGIAKLLSLAEFEDDLIAIHYSQSSIHAHWMLETEDVDIADRSNFDERARSEFVRLRESLLKLLEDLGLQYRFVSYEEVENGELTKRRSRVFIMPRSIALSRKEVERIREYVESGGVVIADGLVGLMDGHCKRLDRGLLDDLFGVSRSSVELKPRKSRPGVEVKSVYGRFKPERRRFEVPVLEQSLSENGSRALCEDANGVKALFVKKHGEGLAIYLNLDLADYCLHRLREGGGRDHREIFRMVLEAVGVRPEIGVLNTEGGEVYGCEVFRWRNKAALYVGLLKNPSLTFSDTGPELVKSSERVFRRETRVRLRLPRRFHVYDIRERKYLGYVDVLETTVPAYEPRLLALTPYRVVGITLYVKNRVRPGESVPVRASLVREPENFNDTVFRMEVYDPEGRLVEYYSGNHKAVGGVLETEIHLALNDPEGLWKVKLRDVESGVEREAVFKVENSK